Within Pseudomonas brassicacearum, the genomic segment GCCAATGCCGGCCGCCGATGACCCGGCCAGGATCTATCAGGGCGGTGCCTTTGTCGCAGCCGGCCCGTTCGACGACTGATTCGCCTGTTGTTCATGGGATAAAACGAACCAAGGAATCGCCATGCAAGCCGAATTGATTGTCGATGCTCGCAACGCCGTCGGGGAAAGCCCGGTATGGGTCCCCGAGGAAAATGCCCTGTATTGGGTGGACATTCCCAGCGGTGGCCTGCAGCGCTGGAACGCCAGCAGCGGAAAAATCCAGGGCTGGGAAGCCCCTGAAATGCTCGCCTGCCTTGCCCGTCATCAGGACGGTGGTTGGGTAGCGGGCATGGAGAGCGGTTTCTTTCGCCTGTACCCCCATGATGACGGCAGCCTGGACAGCGAACTGTGCGCAAGCGTCGAGCACAGCCGCACCGACATGCGCCTCAATGATGGCCGTTGCGACCGCCAGGGCCGCTTCTGGGCCGGCAGCATGGTGCTGAACATGGGCGCCAATGCGGACGCAGGCCGGATGTATCGCTACGAGGCGGGCCAGCGCAGCCCGGTCGAGGCACAACTGAGTAGTTTCATCGTACCCAACGGCCTGGGCTTCAGCCCGGACGGACGCACGATGTACCTCTCCGATTCACACCCGCTGGTGCAGCAGATCTGGGCTTTCGACTACGACATCGACAGCGGCACGCCGTCCAACCGGCGGCTGTTCGTCGACATGATGCCGTTGGCCGGTCGCCCGGATGGCGCCGCGGTGGATGCCGAGGGTTGCTACTGGATCTGCGCCAACGATGCCGGCCTGATTCACCGTTTCACTCCCGATGGACGCCTCGACCGTTCACTGCAAGTGCCCGTGAAGAAACCGACCATGTGCGCCTTTGGCGGCAGTCGTCTGGACACCCTCTTCGTGACCTCGATCCGCCCGGGTGACGACAACGACCCGCAGTCCCTGGCCGGTGGTGTGTTCGCCCTCAATCCCGGCATCAAGGGCCTGGATGAACCTGCTTTCGGAGGACGGAAACACTCCGCGAACTGATCTGCTTTGCCGCTTCACATCGATAGACATAAAAACAACAACACTGGAGATTGACCATGAATTTCAAACGCACGCTTCTGATCGCAGCCCTGCCCCTGGCCTTCCTGGCACAGGCGGCCCATGCCCTCGACATCAAGATCGCCGACGTCCACCCCAAGGGCTACCCGACCGTAGTCGCCGAGGAATCCATGGGTAAAACCTTGGAAAAGGAGAGCAACGGCGAGCTGAAGTTCAAGTATTTCCCAGGCGGTGTACTGGGTTCTGAAAAAGAAGTCATCGAGCAGATGCAAGCTGGCGCGATCCAGATGTCGCGGGTCAGCCTGGGTATCGTCGGCCCTGTGGTGCCGGACGTGAACGTCTTCAACATGCCGTTCATTTTCCGCGACCAGGCCCACATGCGCGCCGTTATCGACGGTGAAGTCGGCGACGCCATTCTCGACAGGATCACCAATTCCGAGTTCGGCCTGGTGGCCCTGGCCTGGATGGACGGCGGCACGCGCAACCTCTACACCAAGAAACCGGTGCGCAAGCTCGAAGACCTTCATGGCATGAAAATCCGCGTGATGGGCAATCCGATGTTCATCGACACCCTCAACGCCATGGGCGGCAACGGCATCGCCATGGACACCGGCGAGATCTTCAGCGCCTTGCAGACCGGCGTGATCGACGGCGCGGAAAACAACCCGCCGACCATGCTCGAGCACAACCACTACCAGAACGCCAAGTACTACAGCCTGACCGGCCACCTGATCCTGCCAGAGCCGATCGTGATGTCGAAAATCACCTGGAACAAGCTCACCCCAGAACAGCAAGTCATGGTGAAAAAAGCCGCCAAGGCCGCCCAGGCTGAAGAACGCGTGCTGTGGGACAAAAAGACCGCCTCCAGCGAAGAGAAACTCAAGGCCGCTGGCGTCGAGTTCATCACCATTGACAAAAAACCCTTCTACGACGCCACCGCACCGATCCGGGCCAAATACGGCGCGCCGTATGCCGACTTGATCAAGCGTATCGAAGCGGTCCAGTAACACCTCTGGATCTGTACTCATGAAAAGGCTGGGCGCGCCGGCGGTTAAAAGGCGCGCCCGGTTACGGTGGAACCCGATGAAGAATTTGCTGCTGCGTATCAACGACACGATTTACATGACTTGCATCTGGGTGGCCGGCCTATCAGTCCTGGCAATTGCCCTGATGATTCCGTGGGGGGTGTTTGCCCGCTATGTACTGGGTACCGGCTCCAGCTGGCCGGAGCCCGTCTCTATCCTGCTGATGATCGTGTTCACCTTTATTGGCGCTGCCGCCAGTTACCGCTCCGGCTCGCACATGGCCGTGGACATGGTCACCAGCCGCCTGCCGTCACACTGGCGAACCCTGGCTTCGGTTTTCACCCAGCTATTGATGGCGGCCGTCTGCATTTTCATGACCGTCTGGGGCACCAAGCTGTGCATGACCACCTGGAATCAGTTCATGAGCGCCATTCCCACCCTGCGCGTCGGCATCACCTACATGCCGATTCCGATCGGTGGCTTCCTGACGTTGATTTTTGTGCTGGAAAAACTCTTGCTGGGCGATCAAAGCCAGCGTCGGGTCGTGCAGTTCGACCTGGTTGAAGAAAACGAAGGTGCCGCTTAATGGACGCTCTGATTCTGCTGGGCAGTTTTTTGTTGTTGATCCTGATCGGCATGCCGGTCGCCTATGCACTGGGCGCGGCCGCCTTGATCGGGGCGTGGTGGATCGATATCCCATTCCAGGCGATGATGATCCAGGTCGCCGGTGGGGTGAATAAATTTTCGCTGCTGGCCATTCCATTCTTCGTCCTGGCCGGCGCGATCATGGCCGAGGGCGGCATGTCCCGCCGACTGGTGGCGTTCGCCAGTGTGCTGGTCGGATTCGTGCGCGGTGGCCTGTCTCTGGTCAACCTCGTGGCCTCGAGTTTTTTTGGCGCAATCTCCGGCTCCTCGGTGGCCGACACCGCCTCGGTCGGTTCGGTGCTGATCCCGGAAATGGAACGTCGCGGCTATCCGCGTGAATTCGCCACCGCCGTCACCGTCAGCGGCTCGGTACAAGCACTGCTGACACCGCCCAGCCATAACGCGGTGCTGTACTCGCTCGCCGCCGGCGGCACAGTATCGATCGGTTCGCTGTTCATGGCGGGCATCGTCCCCGGCATCCTGATGAACCTCAGCCTGATGGCGCTGTGCCTGATTTTCGCGAGAAAGCGCAATTACCCCAAGGGTGAAGTGATTCCGCTCAAGCAAGCGTTGAAAATCTGCAAGGAAGCCATGTGGGGCATGATGACGCTGTTCATCATCCTCGGCGGCATTCTCTCGGGTGTTTTCACCGCCACCGAATCGGCCGCCATTGCCGTGGTGTGGGCATTCTTCGTGACCATGTGCATCTACCGCGACTACAAGTGGAGCGAGTTGCCGAAGCTGATGCACCGCACGGTCCGCACGATCTCCATCGTGATGATCCTGATCGGCTTCGCCGCCAGCTTCGGCTACATCATGACGCTGATGGAGATCCCGGCGAAGATCACCACCGCGTTCCTGACGCTGTCGGACAACCGCTACGTGATCCTGATGTGCATGAACGTGATGCTGCTGATCCTCGGCACCGTGATGGACATGGCGCCGCTGATCCTGATCCTGACCCCGATCCTGATGCCCGTGATCATAGGCATCGGCGTGGACCCGGTGCAGTTCGGCATGATCATGCTGGTGAACCTGGGTATCGGGCTGATCACGCCTCCGGTAGGCGCGGTATTGTTCGTCGGTTCCGCCATCGGCAAGGTCAGCATCGAAAGCACCGTCAAGGCCCTGCTGCCGTTCTACGGCATGCTGTTCCTGGTCCTGCTGCTGGTGACCTACGTCCCCGCCATCTCGCTGTGGCTGCCGCATCTGGTGATGTAACGCCGCGCGCAAGCACCCTTATGGTGAGGGTGCTGGCTCCGCTGAATTGCGGCAGGAGCCGCGTAGGAGCTGCGTAGGAGCTGTCGAGTGCAACGAGGCTGCGATCTTTCCCCAGACACTTGAATCTCAAGTGAAAGATCAAAGGATCGCAGCCTCGTTGCACTCGACAGCTCCTACAGCGCGCAGTCGCGGCCACTCCCTTGCCATAACGGATTTTTCCCATTCGAAAGACGCGACTACCATGACGCTGCCTCTCCTATACCTCGAAGACGAACTGACCCGCCTCACCCTCGCCCCGCACCTGGGCGCCAGCCTCGTGGAATGGACCTTGCGCGGCAGCGGCGCGCCGCTGTTACGCCCGCCCACGCCGCAAGCGCTGGAAAACGGTCTGCCCGGCAAACTCGGCGGCTTCCCCCTGATCCCCTGGTCAAACCGGATCGCCCAAGGCGGTTTCGATTGCCCGGACGGCTGGCTCTCCCTGGAAGCCAACAGCCCCAACGATCCGTTCCCGATCCATGGCAGCGCCTGGCAACAGCCGTGGCAAGTGATAGAACAAGGCGCCCAGGAAGTCTTGTTGCAACTCGACAGCCAATCCCCATTCGCCTACTGCGCCAGCCTGCGGATCCGCTTGAATGGCGGTCAGTTGCAGATCGCCATGCACGTCACCCACATGGCCGAACGGGCCGCGTGGCATGGGCTGGGGTTGCATCCGTATTTTCCGCGCACCGCCGGTACTCGCTTGCAAACCTGCGCCAGCGAAGTCTGGCTCTGCGATGCATCGAAACTGCCAACGCAACTAAGGGACATTCCCACAGAGTGGGATTTCCAGCACGCCCGGTTACTGCCAGACGCCCTGGTCGACAACGGCTTCGGCGGTTGGGACGGGCGATGCCTGATCCAGCAACCGGACCTGGGTTATGAGCTGGAATGCCGGGCCAGCGGCAGTGAGTACTTCCTGCTGTACTGCCCCGTCGGGCTGGATTTTTTCTGCATCGAACCGGTGAGTCATCCAGTCAACGCCCACCATCTGTCGGGGCGGCCGGGCTTGCGTTTGCTGGAGCAAGGGCAGTCGGTGACGCTGGGGTTTTCGATGCAGTGTCGGTTGCTCTAATGCCCACTTCCCTGTGGGAGCTAGGCTTGCCCGCGATGAAGTGGACGCGGTCTCCCGGGAACCGAGGCGTCTGCATCGCGAGCAAGCTTTGCTCCCACAGGGATTGGTACGGTCTTTTGATGTTCAGGTGCCCAAGGTCAACCCATTGGCCGGCAACGGCAGCGCGGTCTTGTAGCGCACTTGCTTGAGGGCAAAGCTGGAGCGGATGTTCGCCACGCCCGGGACCTTGGTCAAAAAGTCCATCATGAACCGCTCCAGCGACTGGATGGTCGGCACCAGCACGCGGATCAGGTAATCCGGATCGCCGGCCATCAAGTAACACTCCATCACCTCCGGCCGATCGGAGATCGCCTCTTCGAAGTGCTGCAGCGCCTCTTCCACCTGTTTCTCCAGGCTGACATGGATGAACACGTTGACGTGCAGCCCCAGCAGGTCGGCATCCAGCAGCGTGACCTGCTCGCGGATCACCCCCAGTTCCTCCATGGCCCGGACGCGGTTGAAGCACGGGGTTGGCGACAGGTTGACCGAACGGGCGAGATCGGCATTGGTGATGCGGGCGTTTTCCTGAAGGCTGTTCAGAATGCCGATGTCAGTGCGATCCAATTTACGCATGGGACAAATAATCCTGTTTTTTATCGTTGTGCAGATTTTTTATCTGCAAATGATCTGAACAGCAAGCTAACAGAGAAAAATATTCTTCTTCGTCGAGCCTATGATTGTTGTAGGACAATTTCCCGTACCCGGGGAAATTCGTCAGCTAGCGCGCCCACTACAAGAAATTCACAAGATCGAGCGTAGAAAGCCATGAACCCAGCGTATGAACCGCTACGCCTGCACGTCCCCGAACCCTCGGGCCGTCCCGGCTGCCAGACCGACTTCTCCTACCTGCATCTAAGCGATGCCGGCACGGTGCGCAAACCCTCCATTGACGTTGAACCGTCCGACACGGCCGACCTGGCCCGCGGGCTGATTCGGGTGCTCGATGACCAGGGCAATGCCCACGGTCCATGGGCCGAAGACGTGCCTCTGGAGATCCTGCGCAAAGGCATGCGCGCCATGCTCAAGACGCGTATCTACGACAACCGCATGGTGGTCGCCCAGCGCCAGAAAAAAATGTCGTTCTACATGCAGAGCCTCGGCGAAGAAGCCATCGGCAGTGGCCAGGCCCTGGCGCTGAACATCGACGACATGTGCTTTCCCACCTATCGCCAGCAAAGCATCCTGATGGCCCGCGACGTGCCGTTGGTGGGCATGATCTGCCAACTGCTGTCCAACGAGCGCGATCCGCTCAAGGGCCGGCAGTTGCCGATCATGTACTCGGTCAAGGACGCCGGTTTCTTCACCATTTCCGGCAACCTCGCCACGCAATTCATCCAGGGTGTGGGCTGGGGCATGGCCTCGGCGATCAAGGGCGATACCAAGATCGCCTCGGCCTGGATCGGTGACGGCGCCACTGCCGAATCGGACTTCCACACCGCCCTCACCTTCGCCCACGTCTACCGGGCGCCGGTGATCCTCAACGTGGTCAACAACCAGTGGGCGATCTCCACCTTCCAGGCCATTGCCGGCGGTGAAGCCACCACCTTTGCCGGACGCGGTGTCGGTTGCGGCATCGCCTCGCTGCGGGTGGATGGCAACGACTTCATGGCGGTCTACGCCGCCTCGCGCTGGGCCGCCGAACGTGCCCGCCGCAACCTCGGCCCGGCGCTGATCGAATGGGTCACCTACCGCGCCGGCCCGCACTCCACTTCCGATGATCCGTCCAAATACCGTCCCGCCGACGACTGGAGCCACTTCCCGCTGGGCGATCCGATTGCGCGCCTCAAGCAGCACATGGTGAAGATCGGCCAGTGGTCCGAAGAGGAGCATGCGGCAGTTACCGCTGAGCTGGAAGCCGAGGTGATCGCCGCGCAGAAGGAGGCCGAGCAGTACGGCACTCTCGCCGGCGGGCAGATCCCAAGCGCCGCGACCATGTTCGAAGACGTCTACAAAGAGATGCCGGAGCACTTGAAGCGCCAGCGTCAGCAGTTGGGGATCTGACATGAACGATCACAACAACAATATCCAGCTGGACACCGCCATGACCACTACCACCATGACCATGATCCAGGCCCTGCGCTCGGCCATGGACGTGATGCTCGAACGCGACGACAACGTCGTGGTGTTCGGCCAGGACGTGGGTTACTTCGGCGGCGTGTTCCGCTGCACCGAAGGCCTGCAGAACAAGTACGGCACCTCGCGGGTGTTCGACGCACCGATTTCCGAGAGCGGCATCGTCGGCGTGGCGGTGGGCATGGGCGCCTACGGGTTGCGGCCGGTGGCCGAGATCCAGTTCGCCGACTACGTCTACCCGGCGTCGGACCAGATCATTTCCGAAGCCGCGCGCCTGCGCTATCGCTCGGCCGGCGAGTTCACCGCGCCGATGACCCTGCGCATGCCCTGCGGCGGCGGTATCTATGGCGGCCAGACCCACAGCCAGAGCATCGAAGCGATGTTCACCCAGGTCTGCGGCCTGCGCACCGTCATGCCGTCCAACCCGTACGACGCCAAGGGCCTGCTGATCGCCTCCATCGAAAACGATGACCCGGTGATCTTCCTCGAACCCAAGCGTCTGTATAACGGCCCGTTCGACGGCCACCACGACCGCCCGGTAACGCCGTGGTCGAAACACCCCTCGGCGCAAGTGCCGGACGGTTACTACACCGTACCGCTGGACGTCGCCGCCATTACCCGTCCGGGCAAGGACGTGACCATCCTCACCTACGGCACCACGGTCTATGTGTCCCAGGTCGCCGCCGAGGAAACCGGCATCGACGCCGAAGTCATCGACCTGCGCAGCCTGTGGCCGCTGGACCTGGAGACCATTGTCAAGTCGGTGAAGAAAACCGGCCGCTGTGTGGTGGTCCACGAAGCCACCCGCACCTGCGGTTTCGGTGCCGAACTGGTGGCGTTGGTGCAAGAACACTGCTTCCACCACCTGGAAGCGCCTATCGAGCGTGTCACCGGTTGGGACACCCCCTACCCGCACGCGCAGGAGTGGGCGTATTTCCCAGGGCCGTCCCGTGTGGGCGCGGCGTTGAAACGGGTCATGGAGGTCTGAATGGGCACGCACGTTATCAAGATGCCGGACATCGGCGAAGGCATCGCCGAAGTTGAACTGTCGGTGTGGCACGTCAAGGTCGGCGACATGGTGGTCGAAGACCAGGTACTGGCCGATGTCATGACCGACAAGGCCATGGTCGACATCCCCTCGCCAGTGCATGGCCGGGTCATCGCCCTGGGTGGCGAGCCCGGCGAAGTGATGGCGGTGGGCAGCGAACTGATCCGCATTGAAGTCGAAGGTGCGGGTAACCTGAAAGAATCGGCCCAACAGGCTCCCGTTGCGGCGGTTGCCCAGGCGCCCAAGCCTACGCCAGCGGCCACACCGGAACCGGTGCTGGAAAAAACCGCCGCGCCACGCTGCGCCCCGCAAGCGCCTGTGGCCCGCGACCCCGACGAGCGTCCACTGGCCTCGCCGGCCGTGCGCAAACACGCGCTGGACCTGGGCATTCAATTGCGCCTGGTCCAGGGCAGCGGCCCCGCCGGGCGTATCCTGCACGAAGACCTCGAGGCGTATCTGGCCCAGGGTTCGTCGACCCAGGCCAAGGGCGGCTCCGGTTATGCCGAACGCCACGACGAGCAACAGATCCCGGTGATCGGCATGCGCCGCAAGATCGCCCAACGCATGCAGGAAGCGACCCAGCGCGCCGCCCACTTCAGCTACGTCGAGGAAATCGACGTCACCGCCCTGGAAGAGCTGCGGGTTCACCTGAATGAAAAACACGGCGCCAGTCGCGGCAAGCTGACCTTGCTGCCGTTCCTGGTCCGCGCGTTGGTCGTGGCCCTGCGCGATTTTCCGCAGATGAACGCGCGCTACGACGACGAAGCCCAGGTCATCCACCGCTCAGGCGCCGTGCATGTCGGCGTCGCCACCCAGAGCGACATTGGCCTGATGGTACCGGTGGTGCGTCACGCCGAGGCCCGTAGCTTGTGGGACAGCGCGACGGAAATCGCCCGCCTGGCCACGGCAGCCCGCACGGGCAAGGCCAGTCGCGATGAGCTGTCCGGTTCGACCATCACCCTGACCAGCCTCGGCGCGCTCGGCGGCATCGTCAGCACACCGGTGCTGAACCTGCCGGAAGTGGCGATTGTCGGCGTGAACAAAATCGTCGAGCGGCCGGTGGTGATCAAGGGCCAGATCGTGATCCGCAAGATGATGAACCTCTCCAGCTCTTTCGATCACCGGGTGGTCGACGGCATGGACGCGGCGCAATTCATCCAGGCCCTGCGCGGCTTGCTCGAACAACCTGCCACTTTGTTTGTGGAGTAAGAGATGCAAACTTTGAACACCACGCTGCTGATCATCGGCGGCGGTCCTGGCGGTTATGTGGCGGCGATCCGCGCCGGGCAACTGGGCATCTCGACCATCCTGGTGGAAGGCCAGGCGCTGGGCGGGACCTGCCTGAACATTGGCTGCATTCCGTCCAAGGCATTGATTCACGTGGCCGAGCAGTTCCACCAGACCCGGCACCACAGCCAGGGCTCGGCCTTGGGCATCACGGTGGCGGCACCGACGCTGGACATCGGCAAGAGCGTGGAATGGAAGGATGGCATCGTCGATCGCCTCACCACCGGCGTCGCGGCGTTGTTGAAAAAGCACAAGGTCCAGGTCATTCACGGCTGGGCCAAGGTGATCGATGGCAAGACGGTCGAGGTTGGCGACACCCGCATCCAGTGTGAACACCTGCTGCTGGCTACCGGCTCGAAAAGCGTCGACCTGCCCATGCTACCGATTGGCGGACCGATCATTTCCTCCACCGAAGCCCTCGCCCCCACCTCGGTGCCCAAGCACCTGGTGGTGGTCGGCGGTGGCTACATCGGCCTGGAGCTGGGCATCGCCTATCGCAAGCTCGGCGCCGAGGTCAGTGTGGTCGAGGCCCAGGAGCGGATCCTGCCAGCCTATGACGGCGAGCTGACCCAACCGGTGCACGAGGCGCTCAAGCAGTTGGGCGTGAAGCTGTACCTCAAGCACAGCGTCGAAGGTTTCGATGCCCAGGCCAGCACCTTGCAAGTGCGTGACCCCGATGGCGAGACGCTGAACCTGGGCACCGACCGGGTGCTGGTGGCCGTTGGTCGCAAACCCAACACCCAGGGCTGGAACCTCGAAGCGCTGGATTTGGCGATGAACGGTTCGGCGCTGAAAATCGACAGCCGTTGCCAGACCAGCATGCGCAACGTCTGGGCCATCGGCGACCTGAGCGGTGAACCGATGCTCGCCCACCGGGCCATGGCCCAGGGTGAAATGGTCGCCGAGCTGATCGCCGGCCAGCACCGGGAATTCAACCCGACGGCCATCGCCGCGGTGTGCTTCACCGACCCGGAACTGGTGGTGGTCGG encodes:
- a CDS encoding dihydrolipoamide acetyltransferase family protein → MGTHVIKMPDIGEGIAEVELSVWHVKVGDMVVEDQVLADVMTDKAMVDIPSPVHGRVIALGGEPGEVMAVGSELIRIEVEGAGNLKESAQQAPVAAVAQAPKPTPAATPEPVLEKTAAPRCAPQAPVARDPDERPLASPAVRKHALDLGIQLRLVQGSGPAGRILHEDLEAYLAQGSSTQAKGGSGYAERHDEQQIPVIGMRRKIAQRMQEATQRAAHFSYVEEIDVTALEELRVHLNEKHGASRGKLTLLPFLVRALVVALRDFPQMNARYDDEAQVIHRSGAVHVGVATQSDIGLMVPVVRHAEARSLWDSATEIARLATAARTGKASRDELSGSTITLTSLGALGGIVSTPVLNLPEVAIVGVNKIVERPVVIKGQIVIRKMMNLSSSFDHRVVDGMDAAQFIQALRGLLEQPATLFVE
- a CDS encoding TRAP transporter small permease, translated to MKNLLLRINDTIYMTCIWVAGLSVLAIALMIPWGVFARYVLGTGSSWPEPVSILLMIVFTFIGAAASYRSGSHMAVDMVTSRLPSHWRTLASVFTQLLMAAVCIFMTVWGTKLCMTTWNQFMSAIPTLRVGITYMPIPIGGFLTLIFVLEKLLLGDQSQRRVVQFDLVEENEGAA
- a CDS encoding SMP-30/gluconolactonase/LRE family protein produces the protein MQAELIVDARNAVGESPVWVPEENALYWVDIPSGGLQRWNASSGKIQGWEAPEMLACLARHQDGGWVAGMESGFFRLYPHDDGSLDSELCASVEHSRTDMRLNDGRCDRQGRFWAGSMVLNMGANADAGRMYRYEAGQRSPVEAQLSSFIVPNGLGFSPDGRTMYLSDSHPLVQQIWAFDYDIDSGTPSNRRLFVDMMPLAGRPDGAAVDAEGCYWICANDAGLIHRFTPDGRLDRSLQVPVKKPTMCAFGGSRLDTLFVTSIRPGDDNDPQSLAGGVFALNPGIKGLDEPAFGGRKHSAN
- the bkdR gene encoding Bkd operon transcriptional regulator BkdR; amino-acid sequence: MRKLDRTDIGILNSLQENARITNADLARSVNLSPTPCFNRVRAMEELGVIREQVTLLDADLLGLHVNVFIHVSLEKQVEEALQHFEEAISDRPEVMECYLMAGDPDYLIRVLVPTIQSLERFMMDFLTKVPGVANIRSSFALKQVRYKTALPLPANGLTLGT
- a CDS encoding aldose 1-epimerase, which translates into the protein MTLPLLYLEDELTRLTLAPHLGASLVEWTLRGSGAPLLRPPTPQALENGLPGKLGGFPLIPWSNRIAQGGFDCPDGWLSLEANSPNDPFPIHGSAWQQPWQVIEQGAQEVLLQLDSQSPFAYCASLRIRLNGGQLQIAMHVTHMAERAAWHGLGLHPYFPRTAGTRLQTCASEVWLCDASKLPTQLRDIPTEWDFQHARLLPDALVDNGFGGWDGRCLIQQPDLGYELECRASGSEYFLLYCPVGLDFFCIEPVSHPVNAHHLSGRPGLRLLEQGQSVTLGFSMQCRLL
- a CDS encoding TRAP transporter large permease, giving the protein MDALILLGSFLLLILIGMPVAYALGAAALIGAWWIDIPFQAMMIQVAGGVNKFSLLAIPFFVLAGAIMAEGGMSRRLVAFASVLVGFVRGGLSLVNLVASSFFGAISGSSVADTASVGSVLIPEMERRGYPREFATAVTVSGSVQALLTPPSHNAVLYSLAAGGTVSIGSLFMAGIVPGILMNLSLMALCLIFARKRNYPKGEVIPLKQALKICKEAMWGMMTLFIILGGILSGVFTATESAAIAVVWAFFVTMCIYRDYKWSELPKLMHRTVRTISIVMILIGFAASFGYIMTLMEIPAKITTAFLTLSDNRYVILMCMNVMLLILGTVMDMAPLILILTPILMPVIIGIGVDPVQFGMIMLVNLGIGLITPPVGAVLFVGSAIGKVSIESTVKALLPFYGMLFLVLLLVTYVPAISLWLPHLVM
- a CDS encoding alpha-ketoacid dehydrogenase subunit beta, translated to MNDHNNNIQLDTAMTTTTMTMIQALRSAMDVMLERDDNVVVFGQDVGYFGGVFRCTEGLQNKYGTSRVFDAPISESGIVGVAVGMGAYGLRPVAEIQFADYVYPASDQIISEAARLRYRSAGEFTAPMTLRMPCGGGIYGGQTHSQSIEAMFTQVCGLRTVMPSNPYDAKGLLIASIENDDPVIFLEPKRLYNGPFDGHHDRPVTPWSKHPSAQVPDGYYTVPLDVAAITRPGKDVTILTYGTTVYVSQVAAEETGIDAEVIDLRSLWPLDLETIVKSVKKTGRCVVVHEATRTCGFGAELVALVQEHCFHHLEAPIERVTGWDTPYPHAQEWAYFPGPSRVGAALKRVMEV
- the lpdA gene encoding dihydrolipoyl dehydrogenase, yielding MQTLNTTLLIIGGGPGGYVAAIRAGQLGISTILVEGQALGGTCLNIGCIPSKALIHVAEQFHQTRHHSQGSALGITVAAPTLDIGKSVEWKDGIVDRLTTGVAALLKKHKVQVIHGWAKVIDGKTVEVGDTRIQCEHLLLATGSKSVDLPMLPIGGPIISSTEALAPTSVPKHLVVVGGGYIGLELGIAYRKLGAEVSVVEAQERILPAYDGELTQPVHEALKQLGVKLYLKHSVEGFDAQASTLQVRDPDGETLNLGTDRVLVAVGRKPNTQGWNLEALDLAMNGSALKIDSRCQTSMRNVWAIGDLSGEPMLAHRAMAQGEMVAELIAGQHREFNPTAIAAVCFTDPELVVVGKTPDEAKAAGLDCIVSSFPFAANGRAMTLESKSGFVRVVARRDNHLIVGWQAVGVGVSELSTAFGQSLEMGARLEDIAGTIHAHPTLGEAVQEAALRALGHALHL
- a CDS encoding TRAP transporter substrate-binding protein yields the protein MNFKRTLLIAALPLAFLAQAAHALDIKIADVHPKGYPTVVAEESMGKTLEKESNGELKFKYFPGGVLGSEKEVIEQMQAGAIQMSRVSLGIVGPVVPDVNVFNMPFIFRDQAHMRAVIDGEVGDAILDRITNSEFGLVALAWMDGGTRNLYTKKPVRKLEDLHGMKIRVMGNPMFIDTLNAMGGNGIAMDTGEIFSALQTGVIDGAENNPPTMLEHNHYQNAKYYSLTGHLILPEPIVMSKITWNKLTPEQQVMVKKAAKAAQAEERVLWDKKTASSEEKLKAAGVEFITIDKKPFYDATAPIRAKYGAPYADLIKRIEAVQ
- a CDS encoding 3-methyl-2-oxobutanoate dehydrogenase (2-methylpropanoyl-transferring) subunit alpha produces the protein MNPAYEPLRLHVPEPSGRPGCQTDFSYLHLSDAGTVRKPSIDVEPSDTADLARGLIRVLDDQGNAHGPWAEDVPLEILRKGMRAMLKTRIYDNRMVVAQRQKKMSFYMQSLGEEAIGSGQALALNIDDMCFPTYRQQSILMARDVPLVGMICQLLSNERDPLKGRQLPIMYSVKDAGFFTISGNLATQFIQGVGWGMASAIKGDTKIASAWIGDGATAESDFHTALTFAHVYRAPVILNVVNNQWAISTFQAIAGGEATTFAGRGVGCGIASLRVDGNDFMAVYAASRWAAERARRNLGPALIEWVTYRAGPHSTSDDPSKYRPADDWSHFPLGDPIARLKQHMVKIGQWSEEEHAAVTAELEAEVIAAQKEAEQYGTLAGGQIPSAATMFEDVYKEMPEHLKRQRQQLGI